In one Haloplanus salinus genomic region, the following are encoded:
- the ubaA gene encoding SAMP-activating enzyme E1, whose translation MSDLSLDATQLDRYSRHIIMDEVGPEGQKRLLDSSALVVGAGGLGAPVIQYLAAAGVGTIGVVDDDVVERSNLQRQVIHGDDDVGRPKVDSARDFVAALNPDVGVDTYEARLDRDDADILTDYDVVVDASDNFPTRYLVNDSCRLEGIPVSHGAIYKFEGQVTTLHPDGPCYRCLFREAPEPGTVPDCATTGVLGVLPGTVGCLQATEAVKILLDAGDPLIGRLLFYDAMDMSFETVPYAADPDCPVCGDDPIDSIDDIEYADGCAIGAD comes from the coding sequence ATGAGCGATCTCTCGCTGGATGCCACGCAGCTGGACCGCTACTCCCGTCACATCATCATGGACGAGGTGGGGCCGGAGGGACAGAAGCGCCTGCTCGATTCGAGCGCGCTCGTCGTCGGCGCCGGCGGACTGGGCGCGCCCGTCATCCAGTATCTCGCGGCCGCGGGGGTAGGGACCATCGGCGTCGTCGACGACGACGTCGTCGAGCGCTCGAACCTGCAACGGCAGGTCATCCACGGCGACGACGACGTGGGCCGACCGAAAGTCGACAGTGCCCGGGACTTCGTGGCCGCGCTCAACCCCGACGTGGGCGTCGACACCTACGAGGCCCGCCTGGACCGCGACGACGCCGACATCCTCACCGACTACGACGTCGTCGTCGACGCCTCCGACAACTTCCCGACGCGCTATCTCGTCAACGATAGCTGCCGGCTCGAAGGGATCCCCGTCTCGCACGGCGCCATCTACAAGTTCGAGGGGCAAGTGACGACGCTCCACCCCGACGGACCCTGTTACCGATGTCTGTTCCGCGAGGCGCCCGAACCCGGCACCGTCCCCGACTGCGCGACGACGGGCGTCCTCGGCGTCCTTCCCGGTACCGTCGGCTGTCTCCAAGCCACCGAGGCGGTGAAGATCCTACTCGACGCCGGCGACCCGTTGATCGGCCGGCTGCTCTTCTACGACGCGATGGACATGAGCTTCGAGACGGTGCCGTACGCCGCGGACCCGGACTGTCCCGTCTGCGGCGACGACCCCATCGACTCCATCGACGACATCGAGTACGCCGACGGCTGCGCTATCGGCGCGGACTGA
- a CDS encoding aldehyde ferredoxin oxidoreductase C-terminal domain-containing protein: MYCPPEELSAMLDEYYAFRGWDDDGIPTPERLDALDMAELAD, translated from the coding sequence ATGTACTGTCCGCCCGAGGAGCTATCCGCGATGCTCGACGAGTACTACGCGTTCCGCGGCTGGGACGACGACGGGATTCCCACGCCGGAGCGCCTCGACGCCCTCGACATGGCGGAACTGGCCGACTGA
- a CDS encoding MBL fold metallo-hydrolase has translation MAYDRTDTFVPDHHAPWVAMVTLTILADNRVAVSSPRGLHGEWGFAARVGDVLFDTGYGGVVPENAARLGHPLDAEAVVLSHGHDDHTRGLDAALAHLDDPTVYCHPDVWRPRYRAPEDGGAHIGCPYTRAAVADRATVVEHEAPVEVADGVHALGEIPRPHPDAAVGVVEDTDGRRPDPVPDDQALAVETADGIAVVLGCGHAGLRNTVEYAETVTGGTVRTVVGGTHLVARDEEEVHELVDWLDGRLDRFGAAHCTGSTARRILAERLPDAFQSVGVGTEFEL, from the coding sequence ATGGCGTATGATCGAACCGACACATTCGTCCCCGACCACCACGCCCCGTGGGTGGCGATGGTAACGCTCACGATACTGGCCGACAACCGCGTGGCTGTGTCGTCGCCGCGCGGCCTCCATGGCGAGTGGGGGTTCGCCGCCCGCGTCGGCGACGTACTCTTCGACACCGGCTACGGTGGTGTCGTCCCCGAGAACGCCGCCCGACTCGGCCACCCCCTCGACGCCGAGGCCGTCGTCCTCAGCCACGGCCACGACGACCACACCCGCGGCCTCGACGCCGCCCTCGCACATCTCGACGACCCGACGGTATACTGTCACCCCGACGTGTGGCGGCCCCGTTACCGCGCGCCCGAGGATGGCGGCGCTCACATCGGCTGTCCGTACACCCGCGCGGCGGTAGCCGACCGGGCGACGGTCGTCGAACACGAGGCCCCGGTCGAAGTCGCCGACGGGGTCCACGCCCTCGGCGAGATTCCCCGTCCCCATCCCGACGCCGCGGTAGGTGTCGTCGAGGACACCGACGGGCGGCGACCCGACCCCGTCCCGGACGACCAAGCCCTCGCCGTCGAGACGGCCGACGGCATCGCCGTCGTCCTCGGCTGTGGACACGCAGGCCTCCGCAACACCGTCGAGTACGCGGAAACGGTGACCGGCGGGACGGTCCGAACCGTCGTCGGCGGCACCCACCTCGTCGCCCGCGACGAGGAGGAGGTGCACGAGCTCGTCGACTGGCTCGACGGCCGGCTCGACCGGTTCGGCGCCGCCCACTGCACGGGGTCGACCGCTCGCCGCATCTTGGCCGAGCGACTCCCCGATGCGTTCCAGTCCGTCGGCGTCGGGACCGAATTCGAGCTGTAG
- a CDS encoding DUF7333 family protein has protein sequence MDFDFGRSVGVLVAITAVATIGLTNVMAPGTVFMMVLPSMVAFAVVAFFLGMKHGEYRTVR, from the coding sequence ATGGACTTCGACTTCGGTCGGTCGGTCGGTGTACTGGTGGCGATCACGGCCGTCGCCACGATTGGCCTCACCAACGTGATGGCGCCCGGCACTGTGTTCATGATGGTACTGCCGTCGATGGTCGCGTTCGCCGTCGTCGCCTTCTTCCTCGGCATGAAGCACGGCGAGTACCGGA